One region of Mucilaginibacter sp. 14171R-50 genomic DNA includes:
- a CDS encoding HD domain-containing protein, with amino-acid sequence MPLTSLTPEQVVDKVFALYEQHGDEDYIGEPVSQLEHMAQAAALAQNEGYDDEVVLAAFFHDIGHLCAAEGEAESMAGMGNVDHEKLGADYLLKLGFSKRLTALVQSHVIAKRYLTYKYPEYYEKLSPASRATLNFQGGVMSAHEAAVFEANPDKELIIRFRHWDDEAKIEHLPVTNIRSLKQMALDHLYANRTTA; translated from the coding sequence ATGCCCTTAACTTCACTCACCCCCGAACAAGTTGTTGACAAAGTGTTTGCCCTGTATGAGCAGCATGGCGACGAAGATTACATTGGCGAGCCGGTTTCACAACTGGAGCATATGGCTCAGGCAGCAGCACTTGCACAGAATGAAGGTTACGATGATGAAGTGGTTTTGGCTGCGTTTTTTCATGACATTGGCCACTTGTGCGCGGCAGAAGGTGAGGCAGAAAGTATGGCCGGTATGGGTAATGTGGACCATGAAAAACTTGGTGCCGATTACTTATTAAAGCTTGGCTTCTCAAAACGTTTGACAGCACTGGTACAAAGTCATGTGATAGCCAAGCGTTACCTGACCTATAAGTACCCGGAATATTATGAAAAGCTTTCTCCGGCAAGCCGCGCAACCCTGAACTTCCAGGGCGGGGTTATGAGCGCGCATGAGGCTGCCGTGTTTGAAGCCAATCCTGACAAGGAACTGATCATACGTTTCAGGCACTGGGATGATGAGGCTAAGATTGAACATTTACCTGTAACCAATATCCGTAGTCTTAAGCAAATGGCACTTGATCATTTATACGCTAACAGAACAACCGCTTAG
- a CDS encoding SusC/RagA family TonB-linked outer membrane protein — protein MKRFYSHLKRLAIVLMCCLSPAVLFAQSKITGTVTDETRQPLPGVTVMLKGTNQGTTTDVYGRFIINASPGQTLVFKFLGFADQETTVGSASNMLITLKGDNKTLNEVVVTALGVKKETRRVGYSVQTVNGEDLTLARDPNPITGLTGKVAGLSVGPSAELLGAPSVRLRGNAISLYVVDGFPINTDTYNISPDDIETYTVLKGPAAAALYGNRASYGAILITTKKGNKNKKGLTVDINSSTVINDGFLAFPRVQHSYGAGENTFYKFVDGKGGAPGGVDADYDVWGPYFAGQLIEQYDSPVINGVRQATPYTARGANNLNNFLRTGYQTNNNVALSANGDNYTVRLSASQQHQSSYIPEQYLDIANANIYASFNPNPRWKFEGNVNFNRQTTDNFPDVQYGPNSLIYNIAVWTGADWDVNAPDIKAIWQPGKVGVQSQFAEYTRYHNPWLMVKEWTRGHYKNNTTGYLLGNYKINNNLNVTLRSQIDTYDLLRTEKMPYSAHPYGREGNLGDYREDRRNLFDNNTELMVNYDYTVAKFLNLSGLVGGNMRNLSYNSNWTSTDYLNVPGVYSFSNSMNPVQSTSFRSDMRVLSAYYSLDASLGKYATISSTGRIDKSSAFQVPTTYYYPSVSVSTVLSDYIPVPQAISFLKARASFSNIRSDATATTIGPAPFSSITVFDGSTGESLYDNPLGYGTTYNSPYNGPSYALNTSFSTSKPYNSQTAGYATDYLFQQGIKTSTRVNYEEGLDIKFFQNRLGVSGTTFQYIDGPQILANSISTASGYRVEYVNALKTKKTGYEVSLQGTPIKNMGGFTWNVLANISSFKEVYKELPEGQDTYATFFKAGDRTDKLYGTAFVKTPDGQIINDEAGKPLINPVAQYLGNMNAKYAWSVYNKLQYKSLSLGFQFDGSVGGVIVDYMHNKTMRGGANIETAEGALGAARYQDWSNYGKAGYAGSYIGEGVQISNGGVINYDSNTGAVLNYGDLQYKKNGSKTFVQDYVSKYYNADEANLMSKTFSKLREVTLGFDFPKQLLQKTFIQKASISIYGRNLLYFYKDKRFKDVDLDQYNYAAGLTGLQSPTVRSYGFNLNVSF, from the coding sequence ATGAAACGATTTTACTCCCACTTAAAAAGACTCGCCATTGTATTGATGTGCTGTCTTTCGCCTGCTGTTTTGTTTGCTCAAAGCAAAATAACAGGTACGGTAACCGACGAAACCAGGCAGCCACTGCCGGGTGTAACGGTTATGCTTAAAGGTACCAACCAGGGTACCACTACAGATGTTTACGGCCGCTTTATTATCAATGCTTCGCCGGGCCAAACGTTAGTATTCAAATTTCTTGGTTTTGCCGACCAGGAAACAACTGTTGGCTCGGCCAGTAACATGCTTATAACCTTAAAGGGCGACAATAAAACGCTGAACGAGGTGGTGGTAACGGCGCTGGGTGTAAAAAAAGAAACCCGTCGTGTGGGTTACTCGGTACAAACAGTTAATGGCGAAGACCTGACCCTGGCCCGCGACCCCAACCCTATTACCGGCCTAACCGGCAAAGTTGCAGGCTTATCTGTTGGTCCGTCAGCAGAGCTTTTGGGCGCGCCAAGCGTAAGGTTACGTGGTAACGCCATATCGCTTTATGTGGTAGATGGTTTCCCTATCAATACAGATACCTACAACATCAGCCCCGATGACATTGAAACTTATACCGTGCTAAAAGGCCCTGCAGCTGCGGCGCTTTACGGTAACCGCGCATCATACGGTGCAATCCTGATCACCACTAAAAAGGGTAACAAGAACAAAAAAGGCCTTACTGTTGATATAAACAGTAGTACCGTTATAAACGATGGCTTTTTAGCCTTCCCTCGCGTACAGCATTCATACGGTGCAGGCGAAAACACCTTTTACAAATTTGTTGATGGTAAAGGTGGTGCACCCGGCGGTGTGGATGCCGACTACGATGTTTGGGGGCCTTACTTTGCAGGCCAGTTAATTGAACAGTATGACAGCCCGGTTATCAACGGCGTTCGGCAGGCTACCCCGTACACTGCCCGTGGCGCAAACAACCTTAACAACTTTTTACGTACCGGTTATCAAACCAACAACAACGTTGCGTTAAGCGCTAACGGCGATAATTACACTGTACGGCTATCTGCATCGCAACAGCATCAAAGCAGCTACATCCCCGAGCAATATCTGGATATTGCAAACGCTAACATCTACGCATCGTTTAACCCAAATCCCCGCTGGAAATTTGAAGGTAACGTAAACTTTAACCGTCAGACTACCGACAACTTCCCCGACGTACAATACGGTCCCAACAGCCTGATCTATAACATTGCTGTATGGACCGGTGCCGACTGGGATGTTAACGCGCCCGATATCAAGGCTATCTGGCAGCCGGGCAAGGTTGGTGTGCAATCACAATTTGCAGAATATACCCGTTATCACAACCCCTGGTTAATGGTTAAAGAGTGGACACGCGGCCACTATAAAAATAATACTACAGGTTATTTACTGGGCAACTATAAGATCAACAACAACTTAAACGTTACGCTGCGTTCGCAGATTGATACCTATGACCTGTTACGTACCGAAAAGATGCCTTATTCGGCACACCCCTACGGCCGTGAGGGCAACCTGGGCGACTACCGTGAAGATCGCCGTAACCTGTTTGACAACAACACGGAGTTGATGGTTAACTATGATTATACCGTAGCCAAGTTCTTAAACCTGTCGGGTTTAGTTGGTGGTAACATGCGTAATCTGAGCTACAACTCAAACTGGACTTCGACTGATTACCTTAATGTGCCCGGTGTGTACTCGTTCAGTAATTCTATGAATCCTGTACAATCAACCAGCTTCAGGTCTGATATGCGTGTGTTAAGCGCTTACTACTCATTGGATGCAAGCCTGGGTAAATACGCTACCATCTCGAGCACAGGCCGTATCGATAAATCATCAGCATTTCAGGTGCCAACCACTTATTATTATCCAAGTGTATCGGTATCTACGGTATTGTCTGACTATATACCAGTACCCCAAGCTATCAGCTTCCTGAAAGCACGTGCATCTTTCTCAAACATCCGGTCTGATGCCACTGCAACAACCATTGGCCCCGCGCCATTCAGTTCAATCACTGTATTTGACGGCAGCACGGGTGAGTCATTATATGATAACCCGCTTGGCTACGGCACAACATACAATTCGCCGTACAATGGTCCGTCGTACGCGTTGAACACGTCTTTTTCAACAAGCAAGCCATATAACAGCCAAACCGCCGGTTATGCAACCGATTATCTATTTCAGCAGGGTATTAAAACCTCTACACGTGTAAACTACGAGGAAGGTTTGGATATTAAGTTTTTCCAAAATCGTTTGGGTGTAAGCGGTACTACCTTTCAATACATTGATGGCCCGCAGATCCTGGCTAACTCCATCTCAACTGCATCAGGTTATAGGGTAGAGTACGTTAACGCGTTAAAAACCAAGAAGACGGGTTATGAAGTATCGCTCCAGGGCACCCCTATCAAAAATATGGGTGGTTTTACCTGGAATGTTTTAGCCAACATCTCAAGTTTCAAAGAAGTTTACAAAGAGCTTCCTGAAGGACAGGACACTTACGCCACTTTTTTTAAAGCGGGTGACCGTACCGACAAATTGTACGGCACGGCTTTCGTAAAAACGCCGGATGGGCAGATCATTAACGACGAAGCCGGCAAACCGCTTATTAATCCCGTTGCGCAATACCTGGGCAACATGAACGCCAAATATGCGTGGAGTGTTTACAACAAGTTACAATATAAGAGCCTGAGCCTGGGCTTCCAGTTCGATGGTTCTGTAGGCGGCGTAATTGTAGATTATATGCACAACAAAACTATGCGCGGCGGCGCCAACATTGAAACCGCAGAAGGCGCCTTAGGTGCAGCACGTTACCAGGATTGGTCGAACTACGGCAAGGCCGGATATGCGGGCAGCTATATTGGCGAAGGTGTGCAAATATCGAACGGTGGTGTTATCAATTATGATTCAAACACCGGCGCTGTACTTAACTATGGCGACCTGCAATACAAGAAAAACGGCTCAAAAACATTTGTACAAGATTACGTAAGTAAATACTACAATGCTGATGAGGCAAACCTGATGAGCAAAACCTTTTCCAAGCTGCGTGAGGTTACCTTAGGCTTCGATTTCCCTAAGCAATTGCTGCAAAAAACCTTTATCCAGAAAGCATCAATATCAATTTACGGCCGTAACCTGCTTTATTTTTATAAAGACAAACGCTTTAAAGATGTTGACCTTGACCAGTATAACTATGCGGCAGGCTTAACAGGCTTACAATCGCCAACTGTACGCAGTTATGGTTTTAACCTGAATGTATCATTTTAA
- a CDS encoding SusD/RagB family nutrient-binding outer membrane lipoprotein — protein MKTILKKYILPAALLLSVTGCKKSFDELTKNTNLPNNVPASLLFNGVLNSTAELPDGQNEVYDQYYLYNYDYYGNNRYDFGGGDNYYTTLKNVVEMEKQAAATGGAAINPYEAIGKFFKAYLFSKMSLEMGDIPMTEALKGLDNLEPVYDAQKMVMLQSLDWLESANSDLGQLIAKPDGFGTGEGAVLKNDIYFGGDLKKWQKTVNALYVRLLLHLSNKTTDADLKVTTRFASIVNNPSKYPLMESNADNMQYVFLAPNNFYPMNPNNFGQSGSRKNMSSTYVGLLTTLKDPRIFVTAEPARDLVDKQKKSPTDFASFIGANPGEDQGTMYNNAGLQKYSFINRKHFYSTYTGEPSIQIGYPELMFNIAEGINRGWASGNAETYYQNGIKASMASYGIPENGTFTAYFYRPGSTSVTSDANYDTFPITVAFNTYYNQDAVKYEAGNAGITKILQQKYIALFRHSGLESYFTNRRTGVPTFTSGPGTGNSSRIAKRFRYPDAERVSNAKNYKAALQSQFGGNDDINGVMWILK, from the coding sequence ATGAAAACGATATTAAAAAAATATATACTGCCGGCAGCCTTGCTGCTTTCAGTTACCGGTTGTAAAAAAAGCTTTGACGAGCTTACTAAAAATACAAACCTGCCTAATAATGTACCGGCTTCGTTACTATTCAATGGTGTGCTAAACAGCACTGCCGAACTGCCCGACGGCCAGAACGAAGTTTACGACCAATATTATCTGTATAACTATGATTACTACGGAAACAACCGGTATGACTTTGGCGGCGGTGATAATTATTACACCACACTTAAAAATGTGGTGGAAATGGAGAAGCAGGCCGCCGCTACAGGTGGCGCGGCCATTAATCCGTATGAAGCGATAGGCAAGTTTTTTAAAGCTTATCTGTTTAGCAAAATGAGCCTGGAGATGGGCGATATTCCAATGACTGAAGCTTTAAAAGGCCTGGATAACCTGGAGCCGGTTTACGATGCTCAGAAAATGGTGATGCTACAGTCATTAGACTGGTTGGAGAGTGCAAACAGTGACCTGGGCCAGCTGATAGCAAAACCGGATGGCTTTGGTACAGGCGAAGGCGCCGTTTTAAAGAATGACATTTATTTTGGCGGCGATCTTAAAAAGTGGCAAAAAACTGTGAACGCATTGTATGTACGTTTACTGCTCCACCTGAGTAATAAAACCACTGACGCCGATTTAAAAGTGACTACCCGCTTCGCAAGCATTGTTAATAATCCTTCAAAATATCCTTTAATGGAAAGCAACGCGGATAATATGCAATATGTGTTTTTAGCGCCGAACAACTTTTATCCGATGAACCCGAATAACTTTGGGCAAAGCGGTTCACGTAAAAACATGTCGTCAACATATGTAGGTTTGCTTACAACGCTTAAAGACCCGCGCATATTTGTAACCGCCGAGCCCGCCCGCGACCTGGTGGATAAGCAAAAGAAAAGCCCTACTGATTTTGCCTCCTTTATTGGGGCAAATCCGGGCGAAGACCAGGGCACTATGTACAACAACGCTGGTTTGCAGAAATACTCGTTCATTAACCGTAAGCATTTCTACTCAACTTACACCGGCGAGCCAAGCATACAAATTGGCTATCCCGAGTTAATGTTCAATATAGCCGAAGGCATTAATCGTGGTTGGGCAAGCGGTAATGCAGAAACGTATTACCAAAACGGTATCAAAGCTTCAATGGCGTCATACGGCATCCCCGAAAACGGTACCTTCACAGCCTATTTTTACCGCCCGGGTTCAACAAGTGTTACAAGCGATGCCAATTACGATACCTTCCCGATTACAGTAGCATTTAACACTTATTACAACCAGGACGCCGTTAAGTATGAGGCAGGGAATGCAGGTATAACTAAAATATTGCAGCAAAAATATATTGCGTTATTCCGCCATTCAGGGTTAGAATCGTATTTCACTAACCGTCGTACGGGTGTGCCTACTTTTACTAGCGGCCCGGGTACAGGTAACAGCTCTCGTATAGCGAAACGTTTCAGATACCCGGATGCTGAGCGCGTGTCAAACGCTAAAAATTACAAGGCTGCTTTACAAAGCCAGTTTGGTGGTAATGACGACATCAATGGCGTTATGTGGATCTTAAAATAA
- a CDS encoding alkaline phosphatase family protein has translation MKKLLLTLSIAAAFTGSFAQSHRTQNVVIVTLDGMRWQDVFRGADSALINSKYTADNEDVKKRFWAVSAPERRKLLFPFLWSEVSSKGQVYGNRDLGNKDEVANKYHFSYPGYSEIFTGFPDERMNTNDPIVNPNMNVLEFINKQKGFEGKVAAFSSWERFPQILNVWRSKLPVYSGYADIKNADANPRLKYLNELQHNVPKYLGDSTRSDFITYEYTKEYMKQYKPRVLYMAFDETDDMAHEGNYKLYLERAKQEDGFIRHLWELIQSDPFYKDKTTLLITCDHGRGEQPLDTWRSHGADVENSEQTWFAVIGPDTKPTGELKTQTTTYHKQLAQTIAQLLGLDFKKNAGHEVGDAISTVLK, from the coding sequence ATGAAAAAGTTGCTTTTAACCCTTTCAATAGCCGCCGCATTTACCGGCAGTTTCGCCCAAAGTCATCGCACACAAAACGTGGTAATAGTTACCCTTGATGGCATGCGTTGGCAGGATGTGTTTCGCGGAGCGGATTCAGCGCTGATCAATTCAAAATATACCGCTGACAACGAAGATGTAAAAAAGCGTTTCTGGGCAGTTTCCGCTCCCGAGCGCCGCAAATTGCTATTCCCGTTCCTATGGTCGGAGGTTAGCAGCAAGGGCCAGGTCTATGGCAACCGCGATCTGGGAAACAAAGATGAAGTGGCAAACAAATATCACTTCTCTTACCCCGGTTATAGTGAGATATTCACTGGTTTTCCGGATGAACGAATGAACACCAACGACCCAATTGTTAATCCAAACATGAATGTGCTTGAGTTTATCAACAAACAAAAAGGCTTTGAAGGCAAGGTTGCTGCGTTTTCATCATGGGAGCGCTTTCCGCAGATCCTAAATGTCTGGCGTTCTAAATTACCCGTATACTCCGGTTATGCTGATATTAAAAACGCCGACGCTAACCCTCGCCTAAAGTATCTGAACGAGCTGCAGCACAATGTCCCCAAATACCTGGGCGACTCTACCCGGTCTGATTTTATTACCTATGAATATACCAAAGAGTACATGAAACAATATAAACCCCGTGTTTTATACATGGCTTTTGACGAAACCGACGATATGGCTCACGAAGGCAATTACAAGTTATATCTGGAGCGTGCAAAACAGGAAGACGGCTTTATCAGGCACCTTTGGGAGCTGATACAGAGCGACCCCTTCTATAAGGACAAAACCACCCTGCTGATCACATGCGACCATGGCCGTGGCGAGCAGCCTTTAGACACCTGGCGCAGCCATGGTGCTGATGTTGAAAATTCAGAACAAACCTGGTTTGCCGTTATTGGCCCGGATACTAAGCCAACAGGCGAGTTAAAAACCCAAACCACTACCTATCATAAGCAACTGGCACAGACCATTGCCCAATTGCTTGGCTTGGATTTTAAGAAAAACGCTGGGCATGAAGTGGGCGACGCAATCAGTACAGTTTTGAAGTAG
- a CDS encoding ATP-binding protein — protein MKVKNKLRLGFGFLFIVVLFFGATAVYYIHDISENSKVILQNNYESLSFARQMRGVLDNNDFPLNNSAINKFNIYLEQQETNITEPGEAFLTHRLRIDFRLLMATPEISVQRETARNIRKILSDIENLNMQAIIRKDNKARASVTNATLFLGLVGGFTFLVLFSFSVNFPGFISKPLNTLLIGIRAIGLKNYKQRIHFDKNDEFAEVANAFNDMAERLDEWENSNLSKIMSSKLRIETIIEQMHEAIIGVNEKQELLFVNTAAMKILNLNAQKIEGASADDIAKNNELFRYIINEGSNIKPLKIVVDGKDSYFQMESREINVPNISSDKKQALTFAKNSAGKVYTLRNITEFKERDEAKTNFIATISHELKTPISSIKMSLKLLKDERVGHINTEQQQLLEHINDDNDRLLKITSELLELSQVETGNIQLNFVPVQPQEIVDYAITSVKFQAEQKGVKLEVVNDSELPQVNVDVEKTAWVLVNFLSNALRYSAEKSKVIISTIKKGNEVEFSVKDLGKGIDEQYQKRLFDRYFQVPTDGQNKSGSGLGLAISKDFIEAQNGRIWLKSAIGEGSTFGFSLPSA, from the coding sequence ATGAAAGTAAAAAATAAACTGCGGTTGGGGTTTGGTTTTCTGTTCATCGTTGTGCTGTTCTTTGGCGCTACTGCCGTTTACTACATTCACGATATTTCAGAGAACTCAAAGGTTATCCTCCAAAACAACTATGAGTCGCTAAGCTTTGCTCGCCAAATGCGCGGTGTTTTAGATAATAATGATTTTCCCCTTAACAATTCCGCCATTAATAAATTCAATATATACCTGGAACAACAAGAAACTAATATTACCGAGCCCGGTGAAGCTTTTCTCACACATAGGCTGCGGATAGATTTTAGGCTTCTGATGGCTACCCCCGAAATCAGTGTGCAACGTGAAACAGCGCGTAATATTAGGAAAATTTTAAGTGATATCGAAAACTTAAACATGCAGGCCATTATTCGTAAGGACAACAAAGCACGCGCATCAGTAACCAATGCAACGCTGTTTTTGGGGCTGGTTGGTGGATTTACTTTTTTGGTCCTGTTCAGTTTTAGTGTAAATTTTCCGGGGTTTATTTCTAAGCCCTTAAATACATTATTAATAGGTATCAGGGCAATCGGGCTAAAGAATTATAAGCAACGCATCCATTTTGACAAGAACGACGAATTTGCCGAGGTCGCCAACGCCTTTAACGATATGGCCGAACGCCTCGACGAGTGGGAAAACAGCAACCTCTCTAAGATAATGTCGTCAAAGCTTCGGATAGAAACCATTATCGAGCAAATGCATGAGGCAATTATAGGGGTGAACGAGAAGCAGGAGTTACTGTTTGTTAACACTGCGGCCATGAAAATCCTCAATTTAAATGCCCAAAAGATAGAAGGTGCCTCTGCCGATGATATTGCCAAAAACAACGAATTGTTCAGGTATATTATCAACGAAGGCAGCAACATCAAACCTTTAAAAATTGTGGTTGATGGTAAGGATTCTTACTTCCAGATGGAGTCTCGCGAGATCAATGTTCCAAATATATCATCAGATAAAAAGCAAGCCTTAACATTTGCCAAAAACTCTGCCGGCAAAGTTTACACCCTGCGCAACATTACCGAGTTCAAGGAACGCGATGAAGCGAAAACCAATTTTATAGCTACCATTTCGCACGAATTAAAAACGCCTATATCATCCATTAAAATGAGTTTGAAATTGTTGAAGGACGAACGTGTAGGCCACATTAACACCGAGCAGCAACAACTGTTGGAACACATTAACGACGACAACGACCGCCTGCTTAAAATCACAAGTGAATTATTAGAGCTGTCGCAGGTAGAAACCGGCAACATTCAACTGAATTTTGTACCGGTGCAACCTCAAGAGATCGTAGATTATGCCATAACATCCGTAAAATTTCAGGCCGAGCAGAAAGGTGTAAAACTGGAAGTAGTTAATGATTCGGAGCTGCCCCAGGTAAACGTCGACGTGGAAAAAACAGCCTGGGTGTTGGTTAACTTCCTGTCGAATGCATTACGTTATAGCGCTGAGAAATCAAAGGTTATTATATCAACTATCAAAAAAGGTAACGAGGTGGAGTTTTCAGTAAAAGATTTAGGTAAAGGTATTGATGAACAATATCAAAAACGTTTGTTCGACCGCTATTTCCAGGTACCAACGGATGGCCAGAATAAATCGGGCTCCGGCTTGGGGCTGGCTATATCAAAAGACTTTATTGAAGCACAAAACGGCCGAATATGGCTTAAAAGCGCCATTGGCGAGGGGAGCACTTTCGGATTTAGTTTGCCATCAGCGTAA
- a CDS encoding sensor protein KdpD: protein MSKENDNTVKDFIDLVKRSRRGKLKIYIGMSAGVGKSYRMLQEAHALLRNGIGIQIGYIETHNRPETHALLAGLPLIARRKVFYKGKELEEMDLQAILNRHPEVVVVDELAHSNIEGSKNSKRWQDVADILEAGISVITAVNIQHLESLNQEIEKITGVPITERIPDKILEMADEIVNIDLTADELIGRLKDGKVYERSKIERALQNFFRNDKILQLREIALQEVAHHLERKIDTEIPKQIKLRPERFLACISSNAETAKIVIRKTARLASYYRSTWIVLYVQSSSESMERIKLDKQRHLINNFKLATELGAEVMKMKSDQITQTIMRVANERDITTICIGKPHLSLFQVILRTAVFNELLKNIAANQIDLVILS, encoded by the coding sequence ATGAGCAAAGAAAACGACAATACGGTAAAAGACTTTATAGACCTGGTAAAGAGGTCGCGCAGGGGTAAGCTCAAAATTTATATTGGGATGAGCGCCGGCGTGGGTAAAAGTTACCGTATGTTGCAGGAAGCGCATGCCCTTTTGCGAAACGGGATAGGCATCCAGATAGGATACATAGAAACCCATAACCGCCCTGAAACACATGCATTGCTTGCAGGTTTACCACTTATAGCCCGCCGTAAAGTATTTTACAAAGGCAAAGAGCTGGAAGAGATGGACCTGCAAGCCATCCTGAACCGCCACCCGGAAGTAGTGGTGGTTGATGAACTGGCCCACAGCAATATTGAAGGCAGCAAAAACAGCAAGCGCTGGCAGGATGTAGCCGATATACTGGAAGCCGGCATTAGCGTTATTACAGCCGTAAACATCCAACACCTTGAAAGTCTTAACCAGGAGATAGAGAAAATTACCGGCGTCCCCATAACCGAACGCATTCCCGATAAGATCCTGGAAATGGCGGACGAGATCGTTAACATCGACCTTACCGCCGACGAGCTGATAGGCCGCCTAAAGGACGGAAAGGTCTATGAAAGATCAAAGATTGAGCGGGCATTGCAAAACTTTTTCCGTAACGATAAGATCTTGCAGCTCCGTGAGATAGCGCTACAAGAAGTGGCACATCACCTCGAACGGAAGATAGATACCGAAATACCCAAACAAATTAAGTTGCGCCCCGAGCGTTTCCTGGCCTGCATATCATCCAATGCGGAAACCGCCAAGATCGTAATCCGTAAAACAGCGCGCCTGGCGTCCTACTACCGCTCGACATGGATAGTGCTCTATGTACAAAGCAGCAGCGAAAGCATGGAGCGCATAAAGTTAGATAAGCAACGCCATTTAATTAATAACTTTAAACTGGCAACAGAACTAGGTGCCGAGGTTATGAAAATGAAAAGCGACCAGATAACGCAAACCATTATGCGGGTAGCAAACGAGCGCGATATTACTACCATTTGCATTGGTAAACCGCACCTGAGCCTGTTCCAGGTTATTTTGCGAACAGCGGTATTTAACGAGCTGCTTAAAAATATAGCAGCAAATCAAATTGATTTAGTGATACTATCATGA
- a CDS encoding porin, whose translation MKKIIITFIAALSTTFLFAQDTTKTSSPLVISGSADTYYKYDLSGHNNIPTSFASDHNSFSIGMIDLGAKKKVNKALFVGELSFGPRGEGQSIPNAGTNGQSFHIQNLYVGYDITNKLNITGGYMATFLGYEVVSPIGNFNYSTSYLFTNGPFQNAGVKLTYAFNNKVSLMAGVFNDLWNVYTSAGRVNTFGGQLMIAPVRGWTAYLNVLAGPSSGTEFDLTTNYQITNEFKLGLNAADFKASGSGERGGFSGVALYPQYAVSSAVILGLRGEYFETKNGADISAAAPMPGNPVTSFTLTANIKSGPLTFIPEVRLDSMKNNFFTDSNGVATKSASQVLVAAVYAF comes from the coding sequence ATGAAAAAAATTATAATAACATTTATTGCTGCTTTAAGCACAACCTTTTTATTTGCCCAGGATACAACCAAAACCAGTTCTCCTTTAGTTATAAGCGGTTCGGCCGATACCTATTACAAGTATGATTTATCCGGGCATAATAACATCCCCACCAGTTTCGCGTCAGATCATAACTCGTTCTCAATAGGCATGATAGATCTCGGAGCGAAGAAAAAAGTGAATAAAGCGCTTTTTGTAGGCGAGTTGTCATTCGGGCCGCGTGGCGAGGGGCAATCTATCCCTAATGCGGGTACTAACGGGCAATCATTCCATATCCAAAACCTTTATGTGGGATATGATATTACTAACAAACTAAACATCACCGGCGGTTACATGGCTACTTTTTTAGGTTACGAAGTGGTATCGCCCATTGGTAATTTTAATTACTCAACATCATATCTTTTCACTAACGGCCCATTTCAAAATGCGGGTGTAAAACTTACCTATGCCTTTAATAATAAGGTGAGCCTGATGGCGGGCGTATTTAACGATCTCTGGAACGTTTACACATCCGCAGGGCGGGTAAATACCTTTGGCGGGCAACTCATGATCGCTCCGGTTAGAGGCTGGACAGCCTACCTCAACGTATTGGCCGGCCCCTCATCAGGCACAGAGTTTGACCTGACCACCAATTACCAAATAACTAACGAATTTAAATTGGGCCTAAATGCCGCCGATTTTAAAGCATCGGGCAGCGGCGAACGTGGTGGGTTTTCGGGCGTGGCGCTATACCCGCAATACGCTGTATCATCAGCTGTTATATTAGGCCTGCGCGGTGAATACTTCGAAACCAAAAATGGTGCAGACATATCAGCCGCCGCGCCAATGCCGGGTAACCCGGTAACAAGTTTTACGCTTACGGCTAATATTAAAAGCGGCCCGCTTACTTTTATACCCGAAGTTAGATTAGATAGTATGAAAAACAACTTTTTTACAGACAGTAATGGTGTTGCAACAAAATCCGCATCGCAGGTTTTGGTAGCAGCGGTGTATGCCTTTTAA